GCCTGGGGGGTCTGCGCATCAGCTCCGACTCCTCGGACATCGAGTCCGACGTGGACCCCAGCAGCGCCACCGACTCGGACGGCAGCCCCCTCTCCAACCCGCAGTCTTCCTTCCCCGTGGAGATCCTGCCTAACCTGTACCTGGGCTGCGCCAAGGACTCCACCAACCTGGACATCCTGGAGGAGTTCGGCATCAAGTACATCCTGAACGTGACACCGAACCTGCCCAACCTCTTCGAGAACGCGGGGGAGTTCAAGTACAAGCAGATCCCCATCTCGGaccactggagccagaacctgTCCCAGTTTTTCCCGGAGGCCATCAGCTTCATCGGTGAGTCGTTTCTCTTTCCCGACACGCTAGATGGGCGGAAGGAACGGGACGTGTGTAAATGGCAGGACTTGCGAACGTTCGGGTGTCTGCTGGAGAGCGCCGGCTGAGTGCCGTACGCGCTGCCAGCGGGAATAGAGGGACGAGGCTGGCGGCGTCCTGAGGAAGCGCTTAAGCTCAGATTAGTCGAGGTTTCCGATGGcaggatattaaaaataataattctgagAAGGAGTCCCTCAGAAGCTGCAGCAGGGACTTGGGATGTTAAGTACGATAAAAATGCGATTGCAAAGTTCTGTGGCCCATCTGACCTCTTTCCTCACCGGTTATCTGAGGCTAATGTAATTGTGGTACGAAGGTCTGTGGTGAATCGGGGGGTTGGGGGTAATTTGAGTGCAGCAGGAAGGAATTTGTCCTGGAAGCAGCACAGGGGGCGATGTGGGCCGCCAATGTTTTCGTTGACAAAGGGTCCCATTTGCGAGGAGCGCTGACGTCCTGTGCGCCCTAATAGGCGTCCCTGCGACTTCCTCCTGCTTGTCCGCCTCAATGGCACCATTGTGAGCGATGCGGCAGGCGGGAGCATCTCTTAATGGAGGGTAATTGTCAGTTCCTGTCGGAGACACTCGAGGCCGTGAGGGAAATGTCTGTGCGTTAAGGACACGCGGCGTCCTGCGGAAGGGATTATTGCAGTGCTTTCGTAGAACCCACATCAGTGGGGAAAAGTTGAAGCTTTTAGTGTTTGTTCCAGCTTCAGGAAAGTATTTTGACacgtgttttttaaaaaagtgtttaaatctCAAATCTTTCAGCTTTGTGCTCAGGCCCTTCGATACTGAAggtttgcatttaaaaaaaaaaaaaactgaaattatgaaCGGAGCAATTTGGTTCTTTCTGAAGCACCCATAACTCATCTCGTCTTCTGTCCCATGTTTCTTCTACAGATGAAGCGCGTGCTCAGAATTGTGGTGTTCTGGTCCATTGCTTGGCGGGCATCAGCAGGTCGGTCACGGTCACGGTGGCGTACCTCATGCAGAAGCTCAACCTGTCCATGAATGATGCCTACGACATTGTCAAGATGAAGAAGTCCAACATCTCGCCCAACTTCAACTTCATGGGGCAGCTGCTGGACTTTGAGCGCACGCTGGGGATCAGCAGCCCGTGTGACAACCGCGCAGTGCCAGCAGACTCGCAACCCCTCTACTTCACGACACCCACCAACCACAACGTCTTTCAGCTGGACCCCCTAGAGTCCACGTGAGAGCGGCTCCTGCAGGCTACAGGTGTCTGCTTGCGGTTTTTGGTCTCCTCCGGTGAGCCCGGCAGAGGGGCGGCTGTGTGTCGGCGCCATGGTTCGTGGTTTGCTGGCGGCTCAGGAGCGCCTGTTTCGTGGAGATGTCGGCCACTTTCGCTCGCTCACTTTCTTCTTGGACTTTGCGAGTCGAAAAGTccaactgctgtttttttgggggggctgggggggaggaTGTGAAGGTTTGCATGTCTCGATAACGAGTGGAAAGCCTGTGTTTGTGCAGGCGGACATAGACACACGTACACACTCTTTGCCTGGGCACCTGCACTTGTGCATTGCTGCTCTTgggcctgttgtgtgtgtgtgtgacactctGATTCAGTGAAGAATCACCCTGTGCGCACAGGACCCCCCCCACAAACATATAGAGGCACCATGTTTTACACTCTCACTTACCTGAGTGGAGTACTGAGGAACAGCTACGTTTTGTGTGTCCGTTCAGCGTCAAACGCTTGGCAGGACCTCCTCCTACCCTTGGGACCTCTTTTTCTGCTTTAGGTAAAActgaatatatatgtatatattttacatatgttTGTATGATCTTGTTTATACCAAAAATGTTTAGGTTTTACACAAATCAGTGTGTATTTCAAGTACATTTGGACTTCTTCCCTCGTCTGCACACTCTGCGCCCTTTCCTACACACACACGACGATTCGGCCCTGTTTTGTAGCCTTTGCTCTGTACATAGGATCAGTGTTGCTGCTTTCCTCCCGCCTCAGTTTCTGGAAACATCTAAGTTTATCAACTGCCGTGAATCATGGATGAGCGGCAGGTTCGATATCTGGAAAAACTCGCTTTGCTTGTGCTCGCGCCCACGTCCCCAATTCTGCACTCAGAAGTTGTGATTGGAGTGTTTCTGCATGCAGGTGTATTGctgtggatgggggggggggggggtaa
Above is a genomic segment from Scleropages formosus chromosome 2, fSclFor1.1, whole genome shotgun sequence containing:
- the LOC108931441 gene encoding dual specificity protein phosphatase 6, yielding MLDRVHPARAHPAMAISKTAEWLKERLEARAEGLLVVDCRAPQLYESSHVETAINVAIPSLMLRRLKKGNLPLRSLLASGEERERFARRCRSDTVLLYDEYCRGWNENADGGSVLGLLLRRMKEEGCKAFYLEGGFSRFQAEFPALCETNLDSSSSGSSPSAQVLGLGGLRISSDSSDIESDVDPSSATDSDGSPLSNPQSSFPVEILPNLYLGCAKDSTNLDILEEFGIKYILNVTPNLPNLFENAGEFKYKQIPISDHWSQNLSQFFPEAISFIDEARAQNCGVLVHCLAGISRSVTVTVAYLMQKLNLSMNDAYDIVKMKKSNISPNFNFMGQLLDFERTLGISSPCDNRAVPADSQPLYFTTPTNHNVFQLDPLEST